The Ornithorhynchus anatinus isolate Pmale09 chromosome X5, mOrnAna1.pri.v4, whole genome shotgun sequence nucleotide sequence TTTATTATTGCTTACAATCTCAATATTTTCATTTACTGTTTACCAGCCTGATAAAATGAAGTTGGAAAAAATAGGCTACTTTTAGGCTACTATGTCAAGATCGCACCCATGTCTATTCCATTTCTCTAATTCCATAGGTTTAAACTGTATTTTTATTACTGATTATCAGTTCAAATCCCTATAAGTGATTTTTATTACTGATTATCAGTTCAAATCCCTATAAGTGATTTTTATTACTGATTATCAGTTCAAATCCCTATAAGTGTTGGCCTTTCTCCTTGGCATCCAGGTGGGAGATCACCAGTTCAAATTTCTGATTTCCCTTTCTGGCACTGTGGAATCAGTAAATTCAGCCTCCAGATCACCTCAAATCACCTCACACCACTTCCCCAGCCAATTAAAGGAGCTTTATTGACAAGAGCAAATGGAGCACAGTTCTCAGCTGGAAAAGCAGTGGCCAGTGGAAAACTGAAAGCATGTGTGATGATAGTGAGGAACCGAGGTAAGCTGCAGGGTGTTTTAAGCTATGGAAATGGAAAGGACTGTACATGAATCAAAAAGCATTACAAATTTTGGTTCCCTTTTCACTCAGCTAAACAAGCACAGCATTTCAAGATTCACCACCATCACTGGCTTGCAGGATTGCAAGCCCCGCCAGCTCTTCCAAACCTGCAACTCTCTCCTGAAGTTCCCGGTCCTGCTACCACCTCCCTCACTAATTACTGAGGACCTTACCACCTATTTTGCTTATTAAATCGAAACCCTCCAGGGTGATTGTCCCAAAGTTTCTCCATTAGCCTTCAACACTCTACTGCTGCTACttcatctttctcctgcttcccagatgTTTCTCAAGAGgaagaatgtgtttaccaactctgttatattgtactctcctaagcgcttagtatggtgctttgcacacagtaaatgcccaataaatatgattgattgattgagttctccctcctgctctctaaatccaccccctctatctGCACCCATACTATCTCACCTCCTAAAGTaattaactcctactcccttcccctccctcactgctaCTTTCCACCTCACTCTCGGGTGGTTCCTTATCCTCTGTCTTCAAATGTGTTCAAGTCTCTCCCATTCTAAAAAAGCCCTCTATCCTACTGCTCTCTTCAGTGATCGCCCTGTTCATATTCTTGTCCAGACTCCTGGAATGGCTCATATCCAGCGGCTCCCTTCATTTTTTGTCCAACAATGATCTTCTTGGCTCTCTGCAGGCAGGCGTTACTCCACTGAAACTGGTCTCTCCAAGGTCCCCAATGCCTCctcgtagtcagggaatgtgtcttccaactctattatattcattcattcattcaatcgtatttattgagcaaagcactgtactaagcgcttgggagagaacgacactacaataaacagacatgttccctacccacaacgagcttatggtctatcatacctcaagtgcttaatacagtgttttgcatgcagtaagcactcaataaatatgatcaattgattgactgacctcctgGAGCCAAGTCCAAAGGACCCTATTCCGTCCTAATCTTCTTTGGTCTATCACTGCTTTTGACACCGTAGACCTCTGTTTCTTCCTTGGAACATGATCAGGTCTCAGTTTTGCTGGTTTCTCCTTCCTGACTGCTCCTTGTCTGTTTCACTAGATCCTTTTCCACCTTTCATCCATCCCATAAAAATTGTGAATAGTCTGTGAGGATCCATTCTGGATGGCCTAGTCTTTTCACACTACACTCACTTTCTCAGGGAGCTCATCAGCTCCTAAGGATTCACTCACTAAAGGTAGATCGATGGGCAGAGCAAGTGGGCCCCATGCTCCAGGCCTTGTGTTTAGGTGAACGTTGAAGGTAAGAGAACCCCAAAGGACCAACGATGCTGTAGAAGCaaccctgttctccatctcccaaTTCCATCCATCAACTCCCTCTTCTTTGTCCTCCCaggcttcttttccccagcttctgtGTCTGCCTCACCTCTCCTTATCCCATGTTCTTTACCTTGACATTGCATCCTCACTCTCCTCTGCCCTCAACGTTTACTTGCTGACAGAACCCATATTATGGAGGTGGCCCTTGCTGATGTCCACCTCCTGCTTCCAGCTGATGAGCTGGTGAACCATATTCCTTCCCCGCCCTCtgtccccaccttcctctctgaAATATCTCTTACCTGGCTTCTGTGTGCTCATCTTCCTTCACTCCAAAGCCTCCCCACTGCCCTCTGCTAGCCCTTTCTATGCCCATATTTCCACCCAGCACAGCTAGTTTGTAAAGAAAACTTATTCtcctctcaccttccccttcaCTGGCTTGCAGCTCCCACTTCCTATAGTACTGCCAAAGATGTGGCTGAGACTGCGGGAGAAATGAACCCTGGGAAGGGACGATGGTACCCTGCCCTGATCTTACTATGCCCAATTTGTTCCTATTCCCATGGGTTTGTAACCTCACCAGGAAAGGAGCAGGTGTAAGGGgcacaaactaaaaaaaaaaaagccactttaGGTGGAGCCATTTATGGGCAAGGACTTGCCTAGTAAGAGGATGGGAGTGGTGGGTGGGGAAATGTGAGGACACAgaatgggggacgggggagaggtagGTGCATAGAGAAGTCGGGGAATGAAAATTTCAAATAGCTGCAGGGCAACATCAGAGTGAGTTCCTAGTAATCTGGGTTCATCAGCGAGTGAAATATGCCACATTGGGTGGTTGTGAACATTAAGTCCTCTAAAACTGTTGGCAAAGATAAAAAACGCTGTAAACTTTTACTTGTTGCCTTCATCCGTAACTCATTTGGATGATCTACGTATGCAAATTCTTAGCTAATTCCAGTTCTCTAAATAAACTTTATCTTCAGTTATCTGGAAAATTCAAGTCATTGGCTAGTTCATTCTAAAATACATTTGTAGGCCCCAGTGAACCTAAATGTGTGCAGATTTATGCTGAGTGCAATGCTAGAACAaaactctgaataataataatgacaataatagcatttgttaagtacttactatatgccaagtactgtactaagctctggggtagagataagataatcgggggcacacagtctaagtaggagggagaaaagctattgaatccccattttgcagatgagggaactgaggcacagagaagtgaaatgacttagccaaggtcacagagcagagtagtggaggagccaggaactgactcccagttctgtgttcttttcactaggacacactgcttccctatgaaGGCACCATGAAAAGTTGGTCTCAAAATTCCCAAGTTTGACCTAATGCAAAAAGGGAAACCAGAGAATATGGAAGAGTAAAAAGAAAGAAGTCCCTCTCCTGAGACAAAAAACTACACTACAGGTGATGGTCTcctaatgacaatagtaataattacagtagttctttagcacttaccacgtgccaaggactgtactaagttaatcaagttggacacggtccctgaaccacagcccaaataggagggagagcagatcattattttgccagatgaggaatttgaggcacagaaaagttaagtgcccaagctcacacagcaagcaagtggtagcatcaggatttgaaaccaggtccactggctcccagttctgtgctctttccactaggccacactgcttcctagggTGTCTTCTGACATCCAAATGCATTGTTAAGGTGTCCCTGGGCAAGGGCCAGCTTTGGCTTACTGGGTTCCTGGCTCCAAACTATTCAGCCAAACAAGATCCAGAAAAAGTCAAACTATGCAAACTGAAATCATCAGCGTTGCCCGATACAGTGCACACTGAATGTCGGAAAATGAACATAAACCACTGTTTGCAAACGCTCCACCTGAGAAATAATAAGCCTGAAGCTTATGAGGCCCCATGAAAAACGCAAAAAGATCTAGTAACGTATTATGCATATCACTCACTGAAAAGAAAAGGGCTTTTTGTAGGCTTGTCATACATAAAAAAAGCCAAGAATGACTAATGTCAAAAGGAAGAATTCCCACAGGATGGAGAGGTCTAGAATAACATCTTTCTCTGGTAGCACACTGGAACAATGCCAGCAGTGAAATTTACTGAGTCTGAAGGTCATTTTGGAGAAGTTACAGAATAACTCACCTTACATAATTCAAGGAAACAAGATTCTGAGATTCAGCCACTCTGGCCCTACAAGAGTCCACCATGGATAAGAAAGTTGGCTACGCTATTCCAATTTCTGTCTGACGAAGCCATACTGCCCAGACTAGTGCATGTTTTTCAAAACGATCAGAACATAGCAGTAGGGAGCTTTCTGAGACTATCAGATAAATcttgtttcctttatttcctTCATTTTCTAGCCAAATACCCTTTTCTACTTCTGGTTCCTATATACAGTGGCCCTACAGCCCCCATGCTCTTTTCTGCGGTGCCAGGTCTGCAGCAGTGTGTTTCTAAGTGTGCATTTACCATAACATTTCTTCATCCCTCAAATGGCAATtcaaaaattattatcattatagtatttgttaaggacttactatatgtcaaacacagtggtagagacaaaataatcaagttgaatacagtccctgcccacccaggcctcactgtctaagagggagaaaagacaggtattgaatccccattttacagatgaggaaaatgaggcaaagagaagtcaagtaattgcctgaggtcacgcagcaggcaagtggcagaacaggtcctctgattcccaggcctgtgctcttttcactaggccattttgcttcctcAAGTGGAATAATGCTGTTgtttatagaaataataataattaataattatggtatttgttaactgcttactatgtgcaaagcactgttctaagcgctggggttgatacaaggtaatcaggttgccctacgtggggctcacagtcttaatccccattttacagatgaggtaactgaggcacacaaaagttaagtgacttgcccaaagtcacacagccaataagtggcagaaacgggattagaacccatgacctctgactcccaggcccatgctctttccactaagccacgctgcttctctattttgggAACACCAAATTGCACCCTTTTTAAAGTGTAAGAACAGGAAGAGAAGCACTTTGGTTGTAGAACCTAGGCCGATTGGCTAGGAGGCgattagaagggggaaacagtggCTTCTAGGAGATGCAGTCCTGCAGATTCTCAGCAGGGTACTAAGGTAGGAGGCAAATTATTTTCTTGGATTTTGCAAACCACTCTCATCACAAGGAACCTCTCTCATTCATACATCTCTGTATGCATAAATACGTGCATACACCTACTTAGAAAGAAGAAGAGGTTATGTGGCTCACATGCCCCCTTTAAAGCAGAACCACACTTAACCCATTCCTgacagaatcagtgtggcctagtggaaagagcaaaggcctgagagacAAGAAACCTGGTTCTAATTTCTTGttccaccattcatctgctgtgtgaccctgggcaagtcacccaacttctctgggcctcagtttcctcatctgtaaaatgggggctcaatacctattcttccttctattaaaactgagccccctgggggacagggactgtgtctaacctgatcatcttgtatctatcccagcctctataacatagtaagcacttaacaaataacagagttattattattagtacaccttttattcaccccttcctcagcaccatggcacttaataataataatgttggtatttgttaagcgcttactatgtgccgagcactgttctaaacgctggggtagacacaggggaatcaggatgtcccatgtaggactcacagtttttaatctccattttacagatgaggtaaccaaggcacagagaagttaagtgacttgcccacagtcacacagctgacaggtggcagagctgggattcgaactcatgacctctgactccaaagcccgtgctctttccactgagtcacgctgcttctcttgaatacatatccataatttatttattcatatcgatgtccgcctccccctgtctaccaacatgtctgccaactctgttatactgtattctcccatgagCTAAGTACTACTGTCTTCTTTTGCTCCACATTTTGTTACTTTTGGCAGTTCTTAAATAGAAAGTCAAAAGATAAACTTGGATgagaaaacaaaaatcatttcTTACCCCGGGGGGCTTAGTTTTCTTCGGTCACTGCCAAGGAACTTCACCTCTTCTTCCATGTTCTTGTCAGGGGCTGAGGCTCCTACAGCAAGCTGTGGGGAGAGCATCTCCCATTCGTTCTCCTGGGAAACCACTTGCACCGAAAGagctcctgcctcttctccatccacagGCTGCTTCTTCCTTGCCAGGCTTCCTGGACGAGAGGATGCCTCCAGGCCCACAGATTCTTGAGGCCTTTTTTCTCTCAGAGCTTGAGTCTGTGTATCCTCAACCATTTCCGTGACCTTGACAGATTGTCCAGAGCCTGAATCGACCGTCTCTGTCTGGCTGGAACTTTCTTCAGGTGACGTATCGTTCGCTTCAGCATGGCCCAAGACCATCCAACTCTGGTCTTGCCCAGGGCTTTCTGGTGACCTCTTTTCCTCACCCCGACTGAGACACGCAACGGAAGAACTTTCCTCTGATTGGCTATTCCTTTCATTTATTACGGAGGTTGACGGAACTGCATCTTGGGGGCTCTCTGAAAGCCACATTTGCTCTGACCCAAGCTTAGCTCCTTTAAATCCGGTGTCGCGTGCTTTTGTTTCAAGGACATTCTCGTATTCAGAGCTACTCTCTTTATTGGTAACTAGTATGTAGTCCATCTGGAGCGTGCTCTGACCTTCGtagctctcattcacccacatgcCTTTGTTCTTTTCTTGTGCCTTTGGCTCAGGGTCCTCAGCAAGAACCCTTTCCGCTTCTTCTGAGTCCATGGCGATCTGATCAATATCTAAGAGTGGAAAGGAGTAAAGGAAAAGCGTTACTTAAGCATCAGTGTAGACCACAATTTTCCAAGATTCTTCACAAtaaaatatttcaaatgaaaGACTTCGTGCAATGTATTGCTTCGCTAACTCTGTTAGTCACTTCTACGTGCATTgttggggcctgggaatcggtaCATGCAAACATGCAAGGAGTTTTTCTTATGACAGCTTTTCACGGGACCGGATTTCCCAGAGTTAGTATAGCACCATGCATCTCCATAAACTGAACGGAAATTCCACACGTGCACTGCCTTCCTCGGTTCAACAGCCATGCTTTGTTAGTTGGCGAGCATGTCTTACCATCCTGCGGTCCTATGCCTCCACCTGCTGGAGCAGCAGATTTACTGCTTTCCGCTTCGGACCCTTCACAGGAGGACCCCACACTAGATCCCGAATCCAAAGACTGAGCTGCCAGGGCGAGATCTCCCCGAGAGCACACTGCGAACAGCTGGTGAGAGGGTCCCCTCTCTCTCGCCGTGTCTTTCTTGGCAGGCGGTGCAGATAACAgcaactctgccacttcactgTCAGGAGAGTGTTCCACCGCAGCTACCTCGTCCTCTGTTCTTTTTGTCCTGTCAGAAGTGTCCATGAGAGATGACAGATCAAAGGGTGGGGTGTAGAGCACAAGTTGTTGCTCTTTAGAGGGTTCCTCTGGCTGAACATCAGAGCCATAGTGAAAGCGTTCAGGTTTCTTAATCGACTCCTCGTCAACCTGTCGAACAATTTCACCGTATTCCGAATCGCTCTGCGAAGCTTCAGATGGACTGCTGTCCTGTTTAGATGGACGTCCTGCTCCTGAGGTTTCTTGGTCGCTCCCCCAGGTGAATTTATTCGTCACAAACAGGAATTCAGATGGAGTGTCAGGGCCTGAAGCGTTACTGACGTTTAGTTCTTCAACAGCCTCAATCCTGTCAAAACAAATGTCTGGCGTCTCCGGTTGGTCAACTCTCCCTGCAGTCTTCTGAGTAGTTGAGTTTTGTTTGTAGTCAGTTGAGGGGCTTGCATGACTTCTGTCTTGCTGAGGAGAAGTGTTGGCAGCATTTGCGGGAAACAAGTCACCAGTGACCAGCTGTCCATGAGGATAGTCCTCAGCAACAGCAGGTGCGTCTTGGAGGGTGGCAACCATGATGTCTGCATTCCTTGCCCCATTCGAATGAACAGGCAGAGCCCCTGAGCTTTCAGGAGTCACTCTATCTGCTCCTACAGGTTCAAAAGCCAACCTCATTTCTGGGACCATTTCATTTTGGGATTCTACTGAATTCACATCTTTTTCTCTACTTGGTTCAGAAAGTGGTTGGGCTTGGGGAGAGACTTCCCGATCCAGCTTATCGACTATGGCTGGCTCATTGTTCTGGAGAAGTAGAATCTTTTTTCCAAGGTGCATCTCCAGTTCATGATGCCCAAGGATGGAATCAGTGCCTTCTGCTAAATCTGGTTTGGTGAGACCACATTCACCAGCTTCTCCATCAGGCTCCTTCTCAGTGCTGGGAGACTGCTCGGTGTCTTGCTTCAACTCCTGCTCCTGGCACACATCGGGGCTACTGGAGGCCTGGGAATTGCTGTCCTGTTCACAGTTGGTTAACAGATCAGGATTCTCACCCTCTGCTTTCCAACTGCAAGGCTGCTCTACATCAGTCCAGAGATCAGGCACCATAGAGATGCATCTGCTTTCCTGAAAGTTGTTGGGGAGAATATCTGGAACAAATGTGCtccggggagaggcagaaggagtgaGCTCATCCCATCCCGGACTTGGCTTTCTTAACCATTGTGAAGATGGACTGATTGCCACGAAATCCTTTGCTAAAGAAGTGTCTGAGTCTTGGTTTTCACTGGTATCTGATTCTTCTTGCTCCCACAGATGAATTTTCTCGGCCTCTGAACTTGAAGGGTCTGGTACTATTTCTGTATTCTCTTTAGTCTGAGTTAAGTTTGGCTGAGCCAGGTCAGGAGGCGCATTATCTTGATGCTGCTCTCGACGATGGCTTCCTAACAGGTGTTGATCACCGGAAGCCAAAGCAAATTGGTACCCTTTTAAATCCCCTTCTGCCTTACTTTGGCCAAGTGCTCTAGGTTGACCCAGCGGTGTGCTCTTTGAAACCACTTGGCTGTGTTGAATGTCCCAAGATGGTTTGTCATGGTCATACTCCTCGTTATCATACTGGAAAGGTGATCTGTTTTCATCACTAAAGGCATCAATGCACCGTGTTTCTATTGGTTCATGATCACTCTGAATGGGTAGGCCCCATGGATCAAGCTTTTGGTTGACAGAAAGGTCCCTTTTCAAGTCAGAACATTGCCCTGCCACTGGCTTCTCTTTCTGTGCCAGAGGGTTCCACCACTCTGAGTTGTCAGCTGAAAACCCAAGCATTTCTATTTTGGACTTTTGCTTTCGTTTGGCCTTGCTGCTCAGTGTGGTTGGCGGTGGGGTCTTTTCTGTTTCTGAATTAACTGGAgaattcctttcctcttgtcctgaTACAGTTGTCTGTGTGACAGTATCATTCAATGCAGATATATTCCAAATATCGGAATTGATTTGATTTTCAGGTGATGGTCTGGCTTTGACTTCACCCTTGTATGTTTCCCAGTCATCCACACATTTAGAGGATTCTTGAGCTTCATGGTTAGCTGTGGTCAAGTGTGTGTTGCTTTTATCCAATGGATCCCAAATTTTGGAATCATTTTGGGAGTCTTCTTGGGAAGAGGTCATGTTACTCTCTTTTTCCAGTGAGTCTTCACCGTCCAAGCTACCGTCAGTCCCCGAACTCGTTGCATCATGATGGGTGAGCTCAAGCATTTTATGTTCATTTCTTTCTTGGGAAACCAACGGATTTCCTTCCTGAGGGGCACATGACTTTTTGGAACATTCCTCTACTTCAGAACTTGAGAAGGAGAACTGATGGTCGTCACTCTCAGGTGTATCACAAACCTCCACCTTTTCAGGAACTTTGGGACTGAAGCCCTCTTCCGATTCTTCCAGTCTTTTTTTCTCAAAGAGTCCTTCTTCAGAAGTCTCTTCAACATTCCCATCATGAGACACTGATTCTgatctctcatttctccatccaCTCCAGGCATCTTGGTTTTCTTCCTGATGGTCAGTATCAAGCGAATGATCCCAGCTGTGTACATCTGCAGAATGGTCACTTAGGTCAGGGCTCGATGCACTCGAATTTGCATATTCTTTGGCTGAGCCACTCCATACATCATCTCCATCGCGATTACTTCTGACTTGAGAATTGCTTGAAGGGCTATATCTGGGACTTTTAATTTCAAGAACCTCCTTAGCCTCAAGACTAGGGCCAGTGGAGTGTGGGTTACTTCCTATTGATATATTCTTATGTGTGTCTAGAATTTGGGAAACCTCTTCTGGAGGGGTTCGGCGCATATATTCTTCTTCTGCAAATTTATTTTTGGCCTCCTGAACTTCAGAAGATTCATTTTTCTCAAGATTCATTTCAGTTGCCACATGACCTGGTAGAGCTGCATCACTAATGTCTAAACCAGCAGTGTCATTAGAAGACTCTCTTCGATTTGTGACGGGTTCTTCATGTGCATCATTTATCTCCAAATCCTTTCTGGAAGTGTCCATTTCAAAGTCACAAGATCCCAGACTGATGGGAGTTTTGTCAAACAAGCCTTGATGAAGTTCTCCCAAACCTTCTGAGAATTCATTTGCCCGAGGACTAGAGGCAGT carries:
- the PRUNE2 gene encoding protein prune homolog 2 isoform X1, with protein sequence MQAQVDVNVDLVSPDSGLATIRSSRSSKESSVFLSDDSPVAEGAGPHHSLLPGFESYSPIPEGVIAEEQKPQSGNHSDHFDLFNFDPAPIVTVQSQSSSHSADYSPADDFFPNSDSSEGQPPTESKDLDEMHLLGNDMANYSAGLLMTAADGDSPVEFDGEYSQRQESPRDHSEKSPDLTDFEADESPPTERPQSKVGTRIPPTPMNSLVESSPLVDGPPSFFPEDVIQKINEMDPTKSPQTRMRCGSWWGGFEVDSRNAILQNTEAWSSSEQESVFQSPESWKDHKAIPLDRRASDSVFQQKPSRHLEYPKAGPLELQLARQGFNQADTRKQGEEGGELQGPPTEKSHLPKTSPRGTNHLIEDFAGLWQSSQPPAVDPWASPEGNTRPTNTEPFIVWTKFGKEDSNKALKNAWNAHQAEADLPSVRDPEEWAMAKSGFSFSSDTPVDNASGNPSNQASLEAWDRREDCSEDDQLAFVDPQMAPDSVQKNSQLPMERRNVFTDLKPRAKSFEKVSTWDLYEENVKKEVVETLEPWNNSFLSYRCSDFSTSNVGEDLVVSPLDTNYSTSDSYISPTLGGDEKEIEDKHFAKEAVFGLRDASLHPGEPMLSEADERSQALQQSSSRSRISSGSGNLEMWTGLPQNDAHSETVSSDIIPAPNLDDQGVFKPEHLDPKYFLTEDDGGESSQSSYDDPGMMQMYNETNRQLTLLHSGTNTLQVASENLDLWNRVILEDTQSTATISDMDNDLDWDDSNVGMEVVADGKTQAYRNEVSEPETRFSVRQVEPWSVECQEDNQGGWELHSSSATSELGKDVAPSEVKILDETSRQLTSGSIWDAALKDESLPSLSYPNSSCVANLEESKSAPETPDSLGKDRESDSPETPEVLGTEQLEIIIPPALLTNPVGQEMWKRTFEGNTESSASSPENEEHSEHSDTWNDGVYRHSEIDQAEQENTEHINKKNGRECPALDPAPQSSSGSSEREEGDREANSPIAVQNQGTWDELVKSSSPSTASSPRANEFSEGLGELHQGLFDKTPISLGSCDFEMDTSRKDLEINDAHEEPVTNRRESSNDTAGLDISDAALPGHVATEMNLEKNESSEVQEAKNKFAEEEYMRRTPPEEVSQILDTHKNISIGSNPHSTGPSLEAKEVLEIKSPRYSPSSNSQVRSNRDGDDVWSGSAKEYANSSASSPDLSDHSADVHSWDHSLDTDHQEENQDAWSGWRNERSESVSHDGNVEETSEEGLFEKKRLEESEEGFSPKVPEKVEVCDTPESDDHQFSFSSSEVEECSKKSCAPQEGNPLVSQERNEHKMLELTHHDATSSGTDGSLDGEDSLEKESNMTSSQEDSQNDSKIWDPLDKSNTHLTTANHEAQESSKCVDDWETYKGEVKARPSPENQINSDIWNISALNDTVTQTTVSGQEERNSPVNSETEKTPPPTTLSSKAKRKQKSKIEMLGFSADNSEWWNPLAQKEKPVAGQCSDLKRDLSVNQKLDPWGLPIQSDHEPIETRCIDAFSDENRSPFQYDNEEYDHDKPSWDIQHSQVVSKSTPLGQPRALGQSKAEGDLKGYQFALASGDQHLLGSHRREQHQDNAPPDLAQPNLTQTKENTEIVPDPSSSEAEKIHLWEQEESDTSENQDSDTSLAKDFVAISPSSQWLRKPSPGWDELTPSASPRSTFVPDILPNNFQESRCISMVPDLWTDVEQPCSWKAEGENPDLLTNCEQDSNSQASSSPDVCQEQELKQDTEQSPSTEKEPDGEAGECGLTKPDLAEGTDSILGHHELEMHLGKKILLLQNNEPAIVDKLDREVSPQAQPLSEPSREKDVNSVESQNEMVPEMRLAFEPVGADRVTPESSGALPVHSNGARNADIMVATLQDAPAVAEDYPHGQLVTGDLFPANAANTSPQQDRSHASPSTDYKQNSTTQKTAGRVDQPETPDICFDRIEAVEELNVSNASGPDTPSEFLFVTNKFTWGSDQETSGAGRPSKQDSSPSEASQSDSEYGEIVRQVDEESIKKPERFHYGSDVQPEEPSKEQQLVLYTPPFDLSSLMDTSDRTKRTEDEVAAVEHSPDSEVAELLLSAPPAKKDTARERGPSHQLFAVCSRGDLALAAQSLDSGSSVGSSCEGSEAESSKSAAPAGGGIGPQDDIDQIAMDSEEAERVLAEDPEPKAQEKNKGMWVNESYEGQSTLQMDYILVTNKESSSEYENVLETKARDTGFKGAKLGSEQMWLSESPQDAVPSTSVINERNSQSEESSSVACLSRGEEKRSPESPGQDQSWMVLGHAEANDTSPEESSSQTETVDSGSGQSVKVTEMVEDTQTQALREKRPQESVGLEASSRPGSLARKKQPVDGEEAGALSVQVVSQENEWEMLSPQLAVGASAPDKNMEEEVKFLGSDRRKLSPPGPLPEDVGMDIPFEEGALSPNSPDIRPEPPNSLDLNGSHPRKIKLTAPNINLSLDQSEGSLLSDDNLDTPDELDINVDDLDTPDEADSFEYPGHEGQVAVRNAREPQEKESVIPEYTAEEEREDNRLWRTVVIGEQEQRIDMKVIEPYKRVIAHGGDSGYYGDGLNAIIVFAACFLPDSSRADYNYVMENLFLYVISTLELMVAEDYMIVYLNGATPRRKMPGLGWMKKCYQMIDRRLRKNLKSFIIVHPSWFIRTILAVTRPFISSKFSSKIQYVSSLSELSELIPMEYVPIPESIIKYDEERSYKRSVRLDEELREASEAAKTSCLSNDPEMASMEQDLDMKLKEKPN